ttttacttttttacAATCACGACCGCTGTTTGTTCTCAAATACAGTGACAAAATTAGCTtaatattgataattattttattttagttaatttataaaatttaaaatttacgcattatattttaattaatagaaaaataagaaaattaaactCAAATCTGAATCTATAAACGAGTAATATTTTTTAGCCACTTGAATAAATCAAACTAGACTTATTTCAAATTACTTAACTTACTACGCTTTCACCTTCATAAAAGATGGGGTTGTTCTCCGAGATGCTGCAAAGGAGGCTGCCTTCGTCTCCACAGCAGCCTTAGCGTTTACCGTGAGCAAGAATACAGAAATCCCAAAACCGCACGCATTcataaattgttagtttttacgagcaaatatttaaaaaattgttttaataaattagtagtAGTCAATGCAATACGCAACTCGGCTTCATTTTCAAACATTTCTCCAATTTGAATTAGCTTCAACCTGACTAGTGGTATCACCGATTACTACATTATCAGCAACTGCAAAGATTTAAAAGGGGTTTAACTTAACTTATAAACAGGTCAAATCAGTTTATAAactctaaaatttaaatcatttCTAACAAAATTATCCTTTTAgttattttcataataaatgtgcacacaaaattaattaagtaattatGTTAACTTGGGCCGAGAACAAGCGCTATAAGCTCATAAGCCAGTTTAGGCAGGGCTGCCCCACAACAAAATCCAAGTGAACAAATTAGTTTTCCTTCTCAATCTAGCCTTACTGATTATCAATTACAGTAAGAGGCCAACTCTACCTTAATCTAGTGCTTGTGTGCAAAACGAGCTTGGTAAAGAAGTGCTGGCCTACCTATACATGGTTAGGTTAAGAGGTATTCTAAGGATGATCACATTTCTTATCCTAGCGTTTAACCTTGCGAGGACAGTGAGCTGATTTTGACCGGGACTTcgtcaatttaaaattcttGCCTTTGGATTTAAATCCATCATCATCACCACCAGAATCATCACTTCCATCCCCAAACTTCCGTTTGAACTTCTTCTCTGTGCTTCCACAAATAATAATCTTCCCCTCATCCTTCTGTTCCACGACTTCAGACTTCTCCTTGGGCTTCCAAATGAAAAGAGACCTGAAAGAGTACCTTAATTAGACTACAAAGACAGCTACTGACAGACAACACCACAATGAATAACTAAAAAGGTTGTCATCATTTCATATGAAGTTTTGCGAGCTGAGTGGAACCTTGAACTGCCAGTTGCTAAAATATCATCCCGAGGGTGTAGCTTGTTCACAGGACTAATGGTTGTTATATTTGGATCCATAACTTCAGCAACTAGTTGCCCAGTGCTGATGTCTATGAAATCAATGGGATGTAAAGCAGCACCATTATAATTTTCGCTTATATAACGACCAATAACTGCAAGAGACTCTGATGGGTCCTGTACCAGAGAAGATTTTTGGTATTCTCAAGATGATAATAACAGAAAATAATAGGGCCAATCCACACACTACATTTATCACCTTAGGATCCCATTCAGCTCGAAAAGGAGTCAGATGTCTGTTGaaatcatgactatgtacaatCTCACGGCTTGGGGAGTCCAGATTTCCAAAGATACAATCCCACACGCGAAGACGGTTATCTTGTGAAGTGGTAAGAATCTTGCTGCCAGACAGTGGAGAGAAATATGCACAATTAACAACACGTTTATGCAGCAGATCACCAAGAGAAGATCCTGCTTTGAGTTGACGCATATCCCATATTCGAGCCTGAGGTAAAGATATCACTAATTTAGAGGTATAAATGTGTATTTACAAGATGGATGGAGAATCAAACATGTATCATAATTTCCAGGAGGGGGAAATTTAACTAAATGCgaggaaagaaaaagaggaaaagtggagttaaaaattattaaacaaaGCCAAATGGCTCATCAATTATGAAATTAAACGAAGAGTTTAGGTAGCTAATGAAATTAACAACTCACAAAATGATCATTTCCACAGCTCAAAAGAAGCTCTGGATGTAATGGATTGCAATGAAGGCCAACAACCTTGCTACCTTTCTTATGAATCAAAACTGCTTCCCCAGATTTATTGTTGGAGCGCATATCCACCCTGAATATGGCacatacaaaaataataattaaggatcctatgTATTAGAGATtgcacaaaagaaaaaaaaacatgagATGCTTAAATCTCAATTCAACATTTGTTTCTATTTTTCTATATCAATATTTCTTTTATTCATTCAGACATTCACTGCCCTCAATCTACTCATAGAAAGAGGGAAACACCCAAAAAATTTAATGGTGGACGATCGTTTAAATGACAAATTGACAACCTTGCCCAATTATTGCAACCAATCAACCATATAGTTCAAGTTACTTGAAAACTGTCAGACTTGAAGAATTGCAAATAGCGTTTATTCTTTCCATTAGCTGCTAGTATATCTCATCTCCCTTTCATCTTCACGTGCATCTAAGAATTTACACACAAGAGTAGTGTATAAGAGGAAGAAACTTACATATAAAGAAAACCAAAATTATCAGCTACAAGTACAACATTTTTCTCTGAGTTGACATCCATGCC
This is a stretch of genomic DNA from Manihot esculenta cultivar AM560-2 chromosome 2, M.esculenta_v8, whole genome shotgun sequence. It encodes these proteins:
- the LOC110603390 gene encoding protein DAMAGED DNA-BINDING 2 isoform X2, coding for MKPCFLCKMPGHTTMTCPHRVATQYGVVPAPQRNTHNALEYVFQRQLRTRLPPIKPAYVIPDRVCCAVIRYHSRRVTCLEFHPTKNNILLSGDKKGQVGVWDFDKVHEKMVYTNIHTCIVNNMRFNPSNDGMVYAASSDGTISCTDMETGISSSLMNLNPDGWQGPSSWRMLYGMDVNSEKNVVLVADNFGFLYMVDMRSNNKSGEAVLIHKKGSKVVGLHCNPLHPELLLSCGNDHFARIWDMRQLKAGSSLGDLLHKRVVNCAYFSPLSGSKILTTSQDNRLRVWDCIFGNLDSPSREIVHSHDFNRHLTPFRAEWDPKDPSESLAVIGRYISENYNGAALHPIDFIDISTGQLVAEVMDPNITTISPVNKLHPRDDILATGSSRSLFIWKPKEKSEVVEQKDEGKIIICGSTEKKFKRKFGDGSDDSGGDDDGFKSKGKNFKLTKSRSKSAHCPRKVKR
- the LOC110603390 gene encoding protein DAMAGED DNA-BINDING 2 isoform X1 produces the protein MAPQTRRMAFPQVVIERDTDSERSSSDDEDDFDQEENGPQSESEAEGEVTENGSRGKNEEDMDSKEQRKAPITISLKKVCKVCKKPGHEAGFKGATYIDCPMKPCFLCKMPGHTTMTCPHRVATQYGVVPAPQRNTHNALEYVFQRQLRTRLPPIKPAYVIPDRVCCAVIRYHSRRVTCLEFHPTKNNILLSGDKKGQVGVWDFDKVHEKMVYTNIHTCIVNNMRFNPSNDGMVYAASSDGTISCTDMETGISSSLMNLNPDGWQGPSSWRMLYGMDVNSEKNVVLVADNFGFLYMVDMRSNNKSGEAVLIHKKGSKVVGLHCNPLHPELLLSCGNDHFARIWDMRQLKAGSSLGDLLHKRVVNCAYFSPLSGSKILTTSQDNRLRVWDCIFGNLDSPSREIVHSHDFNRHLTPFRAEWDPKDPSESLAVIGRYISENYNGAALHPIDFIDISTGQLVAEVMDPNITTISPVNKLHPRDDILATGSSRSLFIWKPKEKSEVVEQKDEGKIIICGSTEKKFKRKFGDGSDDSGGDDDGFKSKGKNFKLTKSRSKSAHCPRKVKR